Part of the Desulfurococcus sp. genome is shown below.
CTACGGTAAAACCAGCAGGCCGGAGGAGACGCGTGTAAGACAGAGATACAGGCTGGATGAGGAGGTATACCCATGGCTTTAAAGGAAGCAGGGTTCTCCTGGGGCGCTGAATCCATAGTATTCATCTCAAACCTCCTCGGTAGAAGAGTAGTCGTAAAGAAGCGTGTGAGCAAGCCTTACAGGCACCCCTTATACGATGAGCTCTTCATTAAGTCTAGGACTAGAATAGAAGCCAAGATCCTTGCAGAGCTCTACGAGGCTGGACTCAGGGTTCCAGCACCAGTACTAGTGGATGTTGAAGGTGGAGTCATAGTCATGGAGTACATTGAGGGAGCGAGAACCTCGGAGATCCTAGGCCAGGCGAGTATTGAAATCGTTAGAAGAATAGCATGGGACACCGGCGAGCAGAGCGCTATCATGCATAACATGGGAGTATACCATGGGGATTTAACTCTAGCAAACCTCATATATACTAGCAGCGGAGTATATATGATAGACTTCGGGCTAGCCGGCTACAGCTTAGATGTAGAAGAGTACGCTATAGACATCCACCTCCTGCGTAGAAGCATAGCCTCCCTCTACCCTTCACTCCTCAACGACTTCATGGAGGCCTACCTGGAAGCATATAGAAGACGCTATAAGGGTGACTACGAGGAACTAGAGAGAAGACTTAGAGAGATAGGCGTGCGAGGCAGGTACTTTGATAAATCGCTGAGAAGAAGCTTGAAGAGGGAGAGGTATATTGATTAAGCTACTCCTACTTACAGGTAATAGACACAAGTATCTTGAAATATCCAGCGTGGCGAGAGAATACGGGGTCGAAATTAAGCAGTTTAAGGGCTTGAAGATTGAGATCCAGGATGAGGATCTAGCTAGAATAGCGTTAACAGCTGCTTTAATGGGCTACTCAATTCTAAGAAAACCTGTAGTAGTAGAAGATGCAGGCTTATTCGTGAAGGCTTTAAATGGTTTTCCAGGACCCTACAGCAGCTACGTCTACAAGACTATTGGAGTCAAAGGTTTACTAAAGCTCATGGAGGGAGTTGAAGATAGAGAAGCATGCTTCAAGTCTGTAGCTGTCGCTGTACTGAGTGACGGGTTAGTTGTAAAAGGAGAAGGAGAGACCTGCGGGTATATAACTCTGGAGCCTAAGGGTAGCGGTGGCTTTGGCTTCGACCCCATCTTCACGCCCCTCGACAAGCCTGATAAAACTTTCGCTGAAATGAGTGTTGATGAAAAGAACAAGTACAGTCATAGAGCTAAAGCTGTGAGAAGAATCTTCGAGGAGATAAAAAGTATTGCAGGCTACTAGTGAGCTGAGACTACATATTTAAAAGCCACCTTCTAATTTCGAGTAGTATAGGCTTTAAAGCAGCACCTGCTACTAAAGGTCAGGGGTTTAGAGGCATGAACAAGAAGAGGGATAGAGGGCAGTCACACTCCACGAGGCCTGCGAGGGCAGGCCCACCCCGCTGGCTGAAGCTAGAGATGAGTCCAAGCGACGTAGAGCTACTAGTAGTCGAGTTGGCTAGAAAAGGGTATCCTCCATCAATGATTGGAGTTATACTAAGAGATCAATACGGTATCCCACTGGTGAAACAGGTTACAGGTAGAAGGCTAACAGAGATACTCGAGAAGCACGGCGTTAAGATATCAATACCCGAGGATTTAATGTCGCTCATCCGGAAGGCAATAAACCTGAGAAGACACTTAGAGGAGCACCCGAAAGACAAGCACAGTAAGAAGGGGCTAATAGAAGTAGAATCCAAGATACACCGGCTGGTAAAGTACTATAAGAGGATTGGGAAGCTACCACACGACTGGGTATACGATCCCGAGAAAGCCAAACTACTCGTCTCCCAAGGCATATACTCGATCACCCATCGGTAGTCGAGTTAGACGGCTTGAAATACCCTTTGTCTCCGTAGAGCACTACCTTCGCTGAGAGTAAGACTAGGAGAAGGATACCCAGCTATAAGTCAACGGCACCCTCAACATATTTTACATTAAATAGAGATTAGAGTACAATGGGAGTTTCATTATGTGCGATATGATAGTA
Proteins encoded:
- the rdgB gene encoding RdgB/HAM1 family non-canonical purine NTP pyrophosphatase, which gives rise to MLIKLLLLTGNRHKYLEISSVAREYGVEIKQFKGLKIEIQDEDLARIALTAALMGYSILRKPVVVEDAGLFVKALNGFPGPYSSYVYKTIGVKGLLKLMEGVEDREACFKSVAVAVLSDGLVVKGEGETCGYITLEPKGSGGFGFDPIFTPLDKPDKTFAEMSVDEKNKYSHRAKAVRRIFEEIKSIAGY
- a CDS encoding Kae1-associated kinase Bud32, with amino-acid sequence MALKEAGFSWGAESIVFISNLLGRRVVVKKRVSKPYRHPLYDELFIKSRTRIEAKILAELYEAGLRVPAPVLVDVEGGVIVMEYIEGARTSEILGQASIEIVRRIAWDTGEQSAIMHNMGVYHGDLTLANLIYTSSGVYMIDFGLAGYSLDVEEYAIDIHLLRRSIASLYPSLLNDFMEAYLEAYRRRYKGDYEELERRLREIGVRGRYFDKSLRRSLKRERYID
- a CDS encoding 30S ribosomal protein S15, giving the protein MNKKRDRGQSHSTRPARAGPPRWLKLEMSPSDVELLVVELARKGYPPSMIGVILRDQYGIPLVKQVTGRRLTEILEKHGVKISIPEDLMSLIRKAINLRRHLEEHPKDKHSKKGLIEVESKIHRLVKYYKRIGKLPHDWVYDPEKAKLLVSQGIYSITHR